In Stomoxys calcitrans chromosome 2, idStoCalc2.1, whole genome shotgun sequence, the following proteins share a genomic window:
- the LOC106093283 gene encoding solute carrier family 23 member 1 produces the protein MELNKVTIDGAQPVTKATNSKRNDINGKNDDANTKETAQLLYGINDNPPWYLSIFLAFQHYLTMIGAIVSIPFILTPALCMSDEDPNRGIIISTMIFVTGIVTYFQATWGVRLPIVQGGTISFLVPTLAILALPQWKCPPEAEINAMDQDQREELWQIRMRELSGAIAVSAMFQVILGYTGLVGKILRFVTPLTIVPTVSLVGLTLFEHAAETASKHWGIAVGTTAMLTLFSQIISNVAIPMPSYRKGHGIEFRPFLLFRLFPVLLTIMIMWGLCGILTLTDVFEEGHPSRTDARLKVLTNAKWFYVPYPGQFGLPSVTLSGVLGMLAGVLACTVESLSYYPTVSQMSGAQSPPLHAINRGIGTEGLGTVLAGLWGAGNGTNTFGENVGAIGVTKIGSRRVIQWAAFIMILQGVIGKFGAVFILIPDSVVGGIFCVMFGMIVAFGLSTLQYVDLRSARNLYILGLSIFFPMVLCKWIQEHPTAIQTGNETVDSTLTVLLGTTILVGGLLGCFLDNVIPGTPKERGLVDWANEMPLGDDNINDGTATDFDFPYGMETLRKWKWTYYVPFLPTYKLQKQS, from the exons gTCACTAAAGCCACCAACTCCAAGCGAAACGATATCAATGGGAAAAATGATGATGCCAACACTAAGGAGACTGCCCAACTTCTATATGGCATTAATGACAACCCGCCCTGGTACTTGAGTATATTTTTGGCATTTCAACATTATTTGACAATGATTGGGGCCATTGTCTCAATACCCTTCATATTGACACCGGCTCTCTGTATGTCCGATGAGGATCCAAATCGTGGCATTATCATATCCACCATGATCTTTGTAACCGGCATAGTGACCTATTTTCAGGCCACCTGGGGTGTACGATTACCAATCGTGCAGGGTGGGACGATATCATTTTTGGTACCCACCTTAGCCATATTGGCATTGCCCCAATGGAAATGTCCGCCTGAAGCGGAAATTAATGCCATGGACCAAGACCAACGTGAGGAATTGTGGCAAATACGAATGCGTGAGTTATCGGGAGCCATTGCCGTCTCGGCCATGTTTCAAGTTATTCTAGGCTATACCGGTTTGGTGGGGAAAATTTTACGCTTTGTAACTCCATTGACCATAGTGCCTACGGTATCGCTGGTGGGTCTTACCCTATTCGAGCATGCAGCTGAAACAGCATCAAAGCATTGGGGCATTGCTGTGGG AACCACGGCTATGCTTACTCTATTCTCACAAATAATTTCGAATGTGGCAATACCTATGCCCTCTTATCGTAAAGGACATGGCATAGAATTTCGACCATTTTTGTTGTTTCGTCTATTTCCG gtCCTTTTAACAATTATGATTATGTGGGGTCTCTGTGGTATCCTTACACTAACAGATGTTTTCGAAGAAGGCCATCCCTCAAGAACTGATGCTCGCTTAAAAGTTTTAACAAATGCCAAATGGTTTTATGTACCATATCCGGGACAATTTGGTCTACCTTCGGTTACATTGTCTGGTGTACTTGGTATGTTAGCCGGAGTTTTAGCATGTACGGTGGAGTCTTTGAGCTATTATCCCACAGTATCTCAAATGTCAG GAGCACAATCACCTCCTCTACATGCCATAAACCGTGGCATTGGAACAGAAGGCTTGGGAACCGTATTGGCTGGCCTTTGGGGTGCTGGAAATGGTACAAACACATTTGGTGAAAATGTTGGTGCCATAGGCGTTACAAAG ATTGGTTCTCGACGTGTCATCCAATGGGCTGCCTTTATAATGATACTTCAAGGAGTAATTGGAAAATTCGGTGCCGTTTTCATTCTCATCCCTGATTCAGTAGTTGGAGGAATATTCTGTGTTATGTTTGGCATGATTGTGGCCTTCGGACTGTCCACATTGCAGTATGTGGACTTGCGTTCAGCCAGAAATCTTTACATTTTGGGTCTGTCAATATTTTTCCCCATGGTTTTGTGCAAATGGATACAAGAACATCCCACGGCCATACAAACTGGTAATGAAACAGTTGATTCGACATTGACAGTTCTGTTGGGCACTACAATTTTGGTGGGAGGTCTTTTGGGCTGTTTTCTGGATAATGTAATACCAG GTACCCCCAAAGAACGAGGTCTGGTGGACTGGGCCAATGAGATGCCTCTTGGAGATGATAATATCAATGATGGAACAGCGACTGATTTTGATTTCCCCTATGGCATGGAAACATTGCGAAA ATGGAAGTGGACCTATTATGTACCATTTTTGCCAACTTATAAGCTACAGAAACAaagttga